A single region of the Xiphophorus maculatus strain JP 163 A chromosome 3, X_maculatus-5.0-male, whole genome shotgun sequence genome encodes:
- the ube2s gene encoding ubiquitin-conjugating enzyme E2 S, protein MNSNVENLPPHVLRLVYKEVSALAADPPEGIKIYPSEEDITELHTSIEGPEGTPFAGGIFRMRLVLGKDFPAVPPKGYFLTKIFHPNVGHKGEICVNVLKRDWKAELGLRHVLLTIKCLLIHPNPESALNEEAGRLLLEDYAEYESRARLLTEIHAMGGPGGTSGAPQDPNDGPQPKKHAGDPMKRSEPSVAAVPAALGNGANGASTTSSNSNGSSNTNNVGGKKKADKKRALRRL, encoded by the exons ATG AACTCTAATGTAGAGAATTTGCCCCCCCACGTTCTGCGGCTGGTCTATAAAGAAGTTTCCGCTTTGGCTGCAGACCCCCCAGAGGGCATCAAGATCTATCCCAGTGAAGAAGACATAACTGAACTTCACACGTCTATTGAAGGACCAG AGGGAACACCATTTGCCGGCGGCATTTTCCGAATGCGACTGGTCCTCGGGAAGGACTTCCCTGCTGTTCCACCCAAGGGGTATTTCCTGACCAAGATTTTTCACCCAAACGTGGGTCACAAGGGAGAGATCTGTGTCAATGTGCTGAAGAGGGACTGGAAGGCAGAGCTTGGCCTCCGACACGTCTTACTT accatCAAGTGTCTTCTCATCCATCCAAACCCTGAGTCTGCGCTAAACGAAGAGGCTGGCCGCCTGCTTTTAGAGGATTATGCCGAGTACGAGTCCCGCGCCCGTCTCCTCACAGAAATCCATGCGATGGGTGGGCCGGGCGGGACCTCCGGGGCTCCTCAGGACCCTAACGACGGCCCTCAGCCAAAGAAGCACGCAGGTGACCCTATGAAGAGATCGGAGCCCAGCGTGGCAGCAGTACCAGCAGCTCTGGGTAATGGAGCTAATGGAGCCAGTACCACCAGCAGCAATAGCAACGGTAGTAGTAACACCAATAATGTAGGAGGGAAAAAGAAAGCAGATAAAAAGCGAGCTCTGAGGCGACTTTAA